One window from the genome of Crateriforma spongiae encodes:
- the asnS gene encoding asparagine--tRNA ligase: protein MSTWTSVAEARKESAIGPDVEIRGWVRTRRDSKGGFSFIEVNDGSCFGSLQVVAPGELSNYESEIKRLGAGCSIVAIGRLAESPAKGQATEMQADEIRVLGWADGETYPLQKKRHSFEKLREWAHLRPRTNTFGAVMRVRDSISRSTHDFFHDEGFFYLNTPIITASDCEGAGEMFRVTTLDLDRLAASGKPVNHELDFFHRPAYLTVSGQLNAETYATALGRVYTFGPTFRAENSNTSRHLAEFWMVEPEAAFFDLSDNMALAERYLKRLLRDCLDRCDEDMQFFNQRIQPGILDQLTAVAEAPFRHMTYTDAIDVLEKADAKFEYPVSWGVDLQAEHERYLTEKYVDGPVILTDYPSTIKPFYMRLSDDEKTVAAMDVLVPGVGEIIGGSQREERLDVLTRRMDQAGLNQDDYWWYIDLRRYGTVPHAGFGLGLERVVQYVSGMANIRDVIPFPRTPGNAEF, encoded by the coding sequence ATGAGCACTTGGACCTCTGTGGCGGAAGCCCGAAAAGAATCAGCGATTGGACCCGATGTCGAAATTCGCGGCTGGGTACGGACACGCCGTGATTCCAAAGGCGGGTTCAGTTTCATCGAAGTGAACGACGGCAGCTGTTTCGGCAGTCTGCAGGTCGTCGCGCCCGGCGAACTGTCGAACTACGAATCGGAAATCAAACGCCTGGGGGCCGGGTGCAGCATCGTCGCGATCGGACGCTTGGCCGAATCGCCCGCCAAAGGCCAGGCGACTGAAATGCAGGCCGACGAGATCCGCGTCTTGGGTTGGGCCGACGGCGAAACGTATCCGCTGCAGAAAAAACGCCACAGCTTTGAAAAACTGCGTGAATGGGCCCACTTGCGGCCCCGAACCAACACGTTCGGTGCTGTGATGCGGGTCCGTGATTCGATCAGCCGGTCGACGCACGACTTCTTTCACGACGAAGGCTTCTTTTATCTGAACACGCCGATCATCACGGCCAGCGATTGCGAAGGGGCGGGCGAAATGTTCCGCGTCACCACGCTGGACTTGGATCGTTTGGCCGCGTCGGGCAAACCCGTCAATCACGAATTGGACTTCTTCCATCGGCCCGCCTATCTGACCGTCAGCGGCCAACTGAACGCGGAAACCTATGCCACCGCACTGGGCCGTGTGTACACGTTCGGACCGACGTTCCGCGCCGAAAATAGCAACACCAGTCGGCACCTGGCCGAATTTTGGATGGTCGAACCGGAAGCCGCCTTCTTCGACCTGTCAGACAACATGGCGTTGGCCGAACGATACTTGAAGCGATTGCTGCGGGATTGCCTGGATCGCTGTGACGAAGACATGCAGTTTTTTAACCAGCGAATCCAGCCGGGTATCTTGGACCAGTTGACCGCCGTTGCCGAAGCACCGTTTCGTCACATGACGTACACCGATGCGATCGACGTGTTGGAAAAGGCCGACGCGAAATTCGAATACCCGGTTTCCTGGGGCGTCGATCTGCAAGCCGAACACGAACGGTATCTGACCGAAAAATATGTCGACGGCCCGGTGATCTTGACCGACTATCCATCGACCATCAAACCGTTTTACATGCGGCTGAGCGATGACGAGAAAACCGTTGCCGCGATGGACGTGTTGGTTCCCGGCGTGGGTGAAATCATCGGCGGCAGCCAACGTGAAGAACGACTGGACGTGTTGACCCGCCGAATGGACCAGGCCGGATTGAATCAAGACGATTATTGGTGGTACATCGATCTGCGGCGGTACGGAACTGTCCCGCACGCCGGATTCGGCTTGGGCTTGGAACGCGTCGTCCAGTATGTTTCCGGCATGGCCAACATTCGCGACGTCATTCCGTTCCCTCGAACGCCCGGCAATGCCGAATTCTGA
- a CDS encoding divalent metal cation transporter, giving the protein MTLGAGSAAASVIAGASFGYKLLWVQPVAMFLGVMMLGALSNVVLTTGERPYKSFGREIGKWLVVLWALGTIMSSIIWHFPQYGLAASAARDLGALQEIVSIPPEITAASSAVDEAMKTNDPAIIDQAKANLSKVTSESTPLGLGFTTAGLAISFGIGILILCINIVTTFNYGGDSKGVRIYEWFLRGCIALVVVMFGIVVVAKIDVVAAEAGEIFKGFIGWYGIPNLWNVDGSLNNSTVTQVLGMLGAAVGINMTFLYPYSLLKKGWGVHHKKLARWDLGMTMFLPFVLVTSLVIIAMKVGGVYDGADVVNTTIRPLGAAKALGGVLGENAGRVIFDLGLIGMTCGAISTHMVVCGFTFCEMLGLEQTKKRFRLFALTPAIGILGVVATLPIWFPVAASAVCFTMLPIAYLTFLIMNNKRSYIGDAVGSGVPRFLFNSILVIALAVATIGSGIKIYGNVIKKIMPAKEPAAELVVPTDSKV; this is encoded by the coding sequence ATGACATTGGGCGCCGGAAGTGCTGCGGCATCCGTGATCGCCGGTGCATCGTTTGGATACAAACTGTTGTGGGTCCAGCCGGTTGCGATGTTCTTGGGCGTCATGATGCTCGGTGCACTCAGCAATGTGGTTTTGACCACGGGCGAACGGCCTTACAAATCGTTCGGACGCGAGATCGGAAAATGGCTGGTCGTCTTGTGGGCGCTTGGCACGATCATGTCGTCGATCATTTGGCACTTTCCGCAATATGGTTTGGCCGCCAGTGCCGCGCGTGACCTGGGTGCGTTGCAGGAAATCGTTAGCATCCCGCCAGAAATCACCGCAGCCAGCAGCGCCGTCGACGAGGCGATGAAAACGAATGATCCCGCGATCATTGACCAGGCCAAAGCGAACCTGAGCAAGGTCACCAGCGAAAGCACGCCCTTGGGTCTGGGGTTCACAACAGCCGGCTTGGCAATCAGTTTCGGGATCGGAATTTTGATCTTGTGCATCAATATCGTGACCACGTTCAACTACGGCGGCGATTCCAAGGGCGTTCGAATTTACGAGTGGTTTCTACGCGGCTGCATTGCCTTGGTCGTCGTGATGTTCGGAATCGTGGTGGTCGCCAAAATTGATGTCGTGGCGGCCGAAGCGGGGGAGATCTTCAAAGGCTTCATCGGCTGGTACGGAATCCCGAACCTGTGGAACGTCGATGGTTCACTGAACAACAGCACGGTCACCCAAGTGCTGGGGATGCTTGGTGCCGCGGTCGGTATCAACATGACGTTCCTGTACCCGTACTCGCTGTTGAAAAAGGGTTGGGGCGTTCACCACAAAAAGCTTGCCCGCTGGGATTTGGGCATGACGATGTTCTTGCCCTTCGTGCTGGTGACCTCGCTGGTGATCATCGCGATGAAGGTCGGCGGAGTTTATGACGGCGCGGATGTCGTCAACACAACGATTCGCCCGCTGGGCGCGGCCAAGGCGCTTGGTGGTGTGCTTGGTGAAAACGCCGGCCGCGTGATCTTCGACTTGGGCTTGATCGGGATGACCTGCGGTGCGATCAGCACGCACATGGTCGTTTGCGGATTCACTTTCTGTGAAATGCTGGGGCTGGAACAAACCAAAAAGCGTTTCCGATTGTTCGCCCTGACTCCCGCGATCGGCATCCTGGGCGTTGTGGCGACGTTGCCAATTTGGTTCCCGGTCGCGGCATCGGCCGTCTGCTTTACGATGTTGCCGATCGCATACCTGACGTTTTTGATCATGAACAACAAGCGAAGCTACATCGGCGATGCCGTTGGCAGTGGGGTTCCGCGATTTCTGTTCAACTCCATCTTGGTGATCGCGCTGGCCGTTGCCACCATCGGATCGGGGATCAAAATCTACGGCAACGTGATCAAGAAGATCATGCCAGCCAAAGAGCCTGCGGCCGAACTCGTTGTGCCGACCGATTCGAAGGTCTAA
- a CDS encoding NAD(P)/FAD-dependent oxidoreductase, with product MADSIEKTIIIGSGPAGWSAAIYAARANLNPVLYEGTVKPEMIPLGQLAYTTEVENFAGFPAGNIRAFVESAVDKDRHYNLPMVPQGHEKDGQPHYAVQGVELMELMKQQALNFGTKVVSDDIVGVDFNSGGVHTLHTGSGESVKTHTVIVATGARANYLGLPSEEAYKNKGVSACAVCDGALPIYRSKPLAVVGGGDSAVEEATYLANLKNAATIYMIIRRDEMRASKVMQDRAMNHPNIEIKWNRVVDEVLGDGNQVNALRLKSTVDDETENLDVGGLFLAIGHTPNTAFLKDALKMNDEGYLQWTKPFRTNTEVDGVFAAGDVADDYYRQAITSAGTGCMAALDAERYLGEKDV from the coding sequence ATGGCTGACTCCATCGAAAAAACCATCATCATCGGCAGTGGACCGGCCGGCTGGTCGGCTGCCATCTACGCCGCCCGCGCCAACCTGAACCCGGTCTTGTACGAGGGAACCGTCAAACCGGAAATGATCCCGCTGGGACAATTGGCTTACACGACCGAAGTGGAAAACTTTGCGGGCTTTCCCGCCGGTAACATCCGCGCGTTCGTCGAATCCGCGGTTGACAAGGACCGGCATTACAACTTGCCCATGGTCCCCCAAGGCCACGAAAAGGACGGCCAGCCGCACTACGCGGTCCAAGGCGTCGAGCTGATGGAATTGATGAAGCAACAGGCGCTGAATTTCGGCACCAAAGTCGTTTCCGATGACATCGTCGGCGTGGATTTCAACAGCGGCGGCGTCCACACGCTGCACACCGGCAGCGGCGAATCGGTGAAGACTCATACCGTGATCGTGGCCACAGGCGCGCGTGCGAATTACTTGGGCCTGCCCAGCGAAGAAGCCTACAAAAACAAGGGCGTCAGCGCGTGTGCGGTCTGCGACGGCGCTTTGCCGATCTATCGCAGCAAGCCGTTGGCCGTCGTCGGCGGTGGCGATTCCGCGGTGGAAGAAGCCACGTATCTGGCCAACCTGAAGAACGCCGCGACGATCTACATGATCATCCGTCGCGACGAAATGCGTGCCAGCAAGGTGATGCAGGACCGCGCGATGAATCACCCCAACATCGAAATCAAGTGGAATCGTGTCGTCGACGAAGTCTTGGGCGACGGCAACCAAGTCAACGCGTTGCGGCTGAAGAGCACCGTGGATGACGAAACGGAAAACTTGGACGTCGGCGGATTGTTCCTTGCGATCGGACACACGCCCAACACGGCGTTCCTGAAAGACGCCCTGAAGATGAACGACGAAGGTTATCTGCAGTGGACCAAGCCGTTCCGGACCAACACCGAAGTCGACGGAGTGTTCGCCGCCGGTGACGTTGCCGACGATTACTACCGTCAAGCGATCACATCAGCCGGCACCGGGTGCATGGCCGCTCTGGATGCCGAACGCTACCTGGGCGAAAAAGACGTTTGA
- a CDS encoding carbon starvation CstA family protein: MSTLIVAVASMLGFLVAYHTYGRWLARKLFALTDDAVMPSEELRDDVDYVPTRRSIVFGHHFTSIAGTGPIVGPALAVFWGWLPALLWVVFGSILIGGVHDLSALVISIRNKGQSIGQAAGRLVSPRAKILFLTVLAMALSVVLAIFGLVIAVIFALYPESVLSVWIAMPVAVMIGWWVYRRGGGLLMPSLIGLTLLYMAVYVGAYVMPLDLAGILPADSKYLNPVVVWTVILLAYAYVASVLPVWLLLQPRDYINSLQLFLALALIVVGVGVASTTGAADLTQSAPAIAKEIPADAPPILPFLFITIACGACSGFHCLVSSGTTSKQLEKAGDAQAVGYGGMLLEGMLAVIVILACCAGVGMGKVTRTVGEDGIASFSRQAATGQQAWRDYYRTGADGDPNAGWKKQDLSKKLAAFIDGGANFLTAVGLPLKLGVALMATLVACFAATTLDTATRLQRYVISELALSARAPVLANKYVATAIAVVVGLSIAVFAGDQPGKGGLILWPLFGATNQLLAGLALMVALFYLSRRSKPLAAILFPMIVMMLMPAWAITYDLYWNWIPSGSTVLVLFGIVILGLQVWMAVEGVLFWRRCRGVLEPPPEMPAGRAAPLRENVAVAQN, translated from the coding sequence ATGAGCACCCTGATTGTCGCCGTCGCTTCGATGCTGGGCTTTCTGGTCGCCTATCACACGTACGGCCGCTGGCTGGCGCGAAAGCTGTTCGCCCTGACCGACGACGCGGTGATGCCCAGCGAAGAATTGCGTGACGATGTCGATTACGTTCCCACCCGGCGTAGCATCGTTTTCGGTCACCACTTCACCAGCATCGCGGGAACCGGCCCGATTGTCGGCCCGGCGTTGGCAGTGTTTTGGGGCTGGTTGCCGGCGCTGTTGTGGGTTGTTTTCGGTTCGATCCTGATCGGCGGTGTCCACGATTTGTCGGCTCTGGTGATCAGCATCCGCAACAAGGGCCAGTCGATCGGCCAAGCGGCGGGGCGATTGGTGTCGCCGCGGGCAAAGATTCTGTTTCTGACCGTCTTGGCGATGGCTTTGTCGGTCGTGCTGGCGATCTTTGGTTTGGTCATCGCGGTGATCTTTGCGTTGTATCCCGAATCGGTGTTGAGCGTTTGGATCGCGATGCCCGTGGCGGTGATGATCGGATGGTGGGTGTACCGTCGTGGCGGCGGGTTGTTGATGCCCAGCCTGATCGGGCTGACGTTGCTGTATATGGCGGTCTATGTCGGCGCCTACGTGATGCCACTGGACTTGGCCGGGATCTTGCCTGCAGATTCAAAGTACTTGAATCCGGTGGTCGTATGGACGGTCATCTTGTTGGCCTATGCCTATGTCGCGTCGGTGTTGCCGGTCTGGTTGTTGTTGCAGCCGCGTGATTACATCAACAGTCTGCAATTGTTTTTGGCATTGGCGTTGATCGTCGTCGGTGTGGGCGTGGCGTCGACCACCGGTGCGGCCGACCTGACGCAGTCCGCGCCGGCGATCGCCAAAGAGATCCCGGCTGATGCGCCACCGATCTTGCCTTTCCTGTTCATCACCATCGCATGTGGCGCCTGCAGCGGGTTTCATTGTTTGGTCAGCAGCGGAACGACCAGCAAGCAATTGGAAAAAGCCGGTGATGCGCAAGCGGTCGGCTATGGCGGCATGTTGCTGGAAGGCATGTTGGCGGTGATCGTGATTCTGGCGTGTTGTGCCGGTGTAGGAATGGGCAAAGTCACACGGACGGTGGGCGAAGACGGCATTGCCTCGTTCAGCCGTCAAGCGGCGACGGGCCAACAGGCTTGGCGAGACTACTATCGCACCGGCGCCGATGGCGATCCCAACGCGGGATGGAAAAAGCAGGACTTGTCGAAGAAATTGGCCGCGTTCATCGACGGCGGAGCGAACTTTTTGACCGCCGTCGGCTTGCCGCTGAAGCTGGGCGTGGCCTTAATGGCGACGCTGGTGGCCTGTTTCGCGGCCACCACGCTGGACACCGCGACTCGATTGCAACGCTATGTCATCAGCGAACTGGCACTCAGTGCTCGCGCACCGGTGTTGGCCAACAAGTACGTGGCGACGGCCATCGCAGTGGTCGTGGGGCTGTCGATCGCCGTGTTCGCCGGAGATCAGCCGGGCAAGGGCGGTTTGATTCTGTGGCCGCTCTTTGGTGCGACCAACCAGTTGCTGGCCGGGCTGGCACTAATGGTCGCGTTGTTTTATCTGTCACGACGCAGCAAGCCGTTGGCTGCGATTCTGTTTCCGATGATCGTGATGATGCTGATGCCGGCCTGGGCGATCACCTATGACCTGTATTGGAACTGGATCCCGTCGGGGTCGACGGTGTTGGTTTTGTTCGGCATCGTGATTCTGGGGCTGCAGGTTTGGATGGCGGTCGAAGGCGTGTTGTTTTGGCGACGATGCCGCGGGGTTTTGGAACCACCGCCGGAGATGCCCGCTGGTCGTGCCGCCCCGCTTCGCGAAAACGTCGCGGTCGCGCAGAATTAG
- the trpS gene encoding tryptophan--tRNA ligase, with product MRCLSGIQPTGRPHWGNYFGAIRQYIDLQEDNEGFYFIANLHALTTVRQADALCENTINAAMDLLALGLDPKKATLFVQSQVPEVSELCWILMTGTPMGLLERCHAYKDKKAKGLAADAGLFNYPVLMAADILAYDSQLVPVGQDQIQHIEVTRDLAQAFNHHFGETFVIPKAQTLVHGAKVPGTDGEKMSKSYDNTLPLFGEVKKIRKQIMRITTDSRPMEDAKEPEGDHLFQLFQLFAEQDQIDEMAAMYRRGGFGYGEVKKAVAEASEAYFADARQRRAELESNLDYVHEVLRDGARRAREAAALVLSRAKKNCGLQESV from the coding sequence ATGCGTTGTCTTTCCGGTATCCAGCCGACCGGTCGTCCCCACTGGGGCAACTATTTCGGAGCCATCCGCCAGTACATTGATCTGCAAGAGGACAACGAAGGCTTCTACTTCATCGCCAACTTGCATGCGTTGACGACGGTCCGCCAGGCCGATGCGTTGTGTGAAAACACGATCAACGCGGCGATGGATTTGTTGGCGTTGGGACTGGACCCGAAAAAGGCGACGCTGTTCGTGCAGTCGCAGGTGCCGGAGGTCAGCGAATTGTGTTGGATCCTGATGACCGGCACACCGATGGGTTTGCTGGAACGATGCCATGCCTATAAAGACAAAAAGGCAAAGGGGCTGGCGGCCGACGCGGGGCTGTTCAATTACCCCGTGTTGATGGCGGCTGACATTTTGGCCTACGACAGCCAGCTGGTGCCCGTCGGCCAGGACCAGATCCAGCACATCGAAGTCACCCGTGATTTGGCCCAGGCGTTCAACCATCACTTCGGCGAAACGTTCGTCATCCCCAAAGCCCAGACGCTGGTCCATGGTGCGAAGGTGCCCGGGACCGACGGGGAAAAGATGAGCAAAAGTTACGACAACACGCTGCCGCTGTTCGGCGAAGTGAAAAAGATCCGCAAACAGATCATGCGGATCACGACCGACAGTCGCCCGATGGAAGACGCCAAGGAACCCGAAGGCGATCACTTGTTCCAGCTGTTCCAGTTGTTCGCCGAACAAGATCAGATCGACGAAATGGCGGCCATGTATCGTCGCGGCGGCTTTGGGTACGGGGAAGTCAAAAAAGCGGTGGCCGAAGCCAGCGAAGCCTACTTTGCCGACGCACGGCAGCGCCGCGCGGAACTAGAATCTAATTTGGACTATGTCCATGAAGTCCTTCGCGATGGCGCCCGGCGGGCCCGCGAAGCGGCCGCGTTGGTGCTGAGCCGGGCGAAGAAGAATTGCGGACTGCAGGAATCGGTTTGA
- the acpS gene encoding holo-ACP synthase: MATLGIGTTIVECVRIANMIDRHGEQFLLRVYTGSEIDRCVESAQASQMFASRWAAKEATLKAMNCYRQQIMWTDIEVVVDRATGPSISLYGRAQQWAEMHGIETLHVSLAACRTHATAYVVATDED; this comes from the coding sequence ATGGCCACACTTGGGATCGGTACCACGATTGTGGAATGTGTCCGGATCGCCAACATGATCGACCGACACGGTGAACAGTTTTTGTTGCGCGTGTACACGGGATCGGAAATCGATCGCTGTGTGGAATCGGCTCAGGCGTCACAGATGTTCGCCAGCCGCTGGGCGGCCAAGGAGGCGACGTTGAAGGCGATGAATTGTTACCGCCAACAGATCATGTGGACGGACATCGAAGTCGTCGTGGATCGCGCGACCGGGCCGTCGATCAGTCTGTATGGGCGAGCCCAGCAGTGGGCTGAAATGCACGGCATTGAAACGCTGCATGTCAGTCTGGCGGCCTGTCGGACTCACGCCACCGCCTACGTCGTGGCGACCGATGAGGATTAG
- the galK gene encoding galactokinase, which yields MTALSPTESTEALCRRARDEFESRFGRPATIVVAAPGRVNLIGEHIDYNDGFVLPMAIERYVVIAADTNDDDAVRLYSVDLRQDAAYQTGHDHQPGEKGWSKYPQGVLAGFAGQGIDSLAFDAAFTSNVPLGGGLSSSAALEVATATLVEAISGKTLGLADKALLAQKAEHDFAGVPCGIMDQFSSVFGRDGEFMLLDCRSQEIEAVPFARDDVSIVITNSNVKHELAGGEYAQRRQQCDEAKQILEADNWRDVSADDLARCKDELGDERFRRARHIIGEIARTLETAKALQSGDLDTVGRLMYDSHNSLRDDYEVSCGELDCLVDLAEKIGPEGGVYGSRMTGGGFGGCTVSLVDSAKASDVIAAMADGYEKATGKTADAFASRPARGAHIVQNDLG from the coding sequence ATGACTGCGCTATCACCGACCGAATCCACCGAAGCGCTTTGCCGCCGGGCCCGCGACGAATTTGAGTCTCGTTTCGGTCGTCCGGCTACGATCGTCGTCGCGGCTCCCGGTCGCGTGAACTTGATCGGCGAACACATCGACTACAACGACGGTTTTGTATTGCCGATGGCGATCGAGCGATACGTCGTGATTGCGGCCGACACCAACGACGACGATGCGGTCCGTCTGTACAGCGTGGATCTTCGGCAAGACGCCGCCTATCAGACCGGCCATGACCACCAGCCGGGCGAAAAGGGCTGGTCGAAGTATCCCCAAGGTGTCCTGGCGGGTTTTGCGGGGCAGGGCATCGACTCGCTGGCTTTCGACGCGGCTTTCACCTCCAACGTTCCGCTGGGCGGCGGATTGTCCAGTAGTGCGGCGTTGGAAGTCGCCACCGCGACGTTGGTCGAAGCCATCAGCGGCAAGACGCTTGGCCTGGCCGACAAAGCGCTTTTGGCTCAAAAAGCCGAACACGATTTCGCCGGCGTGCCGTGCGGGATCATGGATCAATTCAGCAGCGTCTTTGGCCGCGATGGCGAATTCATGTTGTTGGATTGCCGCAGCCAAGAAATCGAAGCGGTGCCGTTCGCCCGAGACGACGTGTCGATCGTCATCACCAACAGCAACGTCAAACACGAGTTGGCCGGCGGCGAATACGCACAACGACGTCAACAGTGTGATGAAGCCAAGCAAATTCTGGAGGCCGACAACTGGCGTGACGTCTCCGCCGATGATCTAGCACGATGCAAAGACGAACTGGGCGACGAACGGTTCCGACGCGCGCGTCATATCATCGGCGAAATCGCACGAACCTTGGAAACCGCCAAAGCGCTGCAAAGCGGTGATTTGGATACCGTCGGACGGCTGATGTATGACAGCCACAACTCGCTGCGCGATGATTACGAAGTCAGCTGTGGTGAATTGGACTGTCTGGTCGACTTGGCCGAAAAGATCGGCCCCGAGGGTGGCGTTTACGGATCCCGTATGACGGGCGGCGGTTTCGGCGGCTGTACCGTCAGCCTGGTGGATTCGGCCAAGGCATCCGACGTGATCGCGGCCATGGCCGACGGCTACGAAAAAGCGACCGGAAAGACCGCGGACGCTTTTGCCAGTCGCCCCGCACGCGGCGCTCATATTGTTCAAAACGATCTCGGCTGA
- a CDS encoding sulfatase-like hydrolase/transferase, protein MRILLAAFFAVSFAATSIGLADDRPNVLLILVDDLKPAIGAFGNETAQTPNLDDLTRRGMRFDAAYCNQAVCAPSRFTLMLGSHSTSTGLYGLGNRLRESHPDAVTMPQHFAANGYRTESLGKVFHIGHGNIGDPESFQVPHFKEKVIEYVDPASTDGGNLTREEAFFTNQKLGEIKSLPRGAAYESPDVADTAYADGRVAEETIRRLEAAKKRRQTEGTPFFIATGFARPHLPFSAPKKYWDLYDPAELPMPDNEQLPQGAPEVAGKRGGEISNYKPVPEEREASYSDDLKRNLIHGYYAATSFVDAQIGKVVQAVDRLGLDDNTIIVLWGDHGFHLGDLGIWTKHTNYEQANRIPIVIVAPGIAEPGSSTGQLTETVDIYPTLAELAGLPKPTGPQPIDGVSLVPVLKDPDARVRDHAYHAYPKKMMGRAIRTDRYRLVQWKRIGAPDLDAEYELYDYQSDPLETKNLAADMPQVVRRLSAILATYPQAVPRAGTKSAAGKKKNGKGQAKPKAAAVDAQSSTIAGRWSAKRANNWYRQIDWPLGANFVPSTAINQLEMWQEATFDPDTIDRELGYAEKIGMNTMRVFLHDIPWRTDAEGFFRRVDRYLEIADSHGIRTMFVFFDGVWHPNPVAGLQPQPLPGVHNSGWVQSPGRKILDDPAGQDALKPYVQSVLRRYADDSRVLIWDLFNEPDNGNGNSYGLAGQNLELNPDVKRQRAQELLEKTFRWARKVNPSQPLTVGLWTGDYINRPRPIDRLVLDNNDVHSFHTYGGPQTARRKMEGLLALGRPLLCTEYMARGNNSTFAGVLPILKELNVGAYNWGFVNGRSQTIYPWDSWQAAYTSMPDPWFHDIFHTDGRAYDSAETDLIRRLSESK, encoded by the coding sequence ATGCGCATTTTGCTGGCTGCCTTTTTCGCGGTGTCTTTCGCTGCCACGTCGATCGGTCTTGCCGACGACCGTCCCAACGTTTTGTTGATCCTGGTGGACGACCTGAAGCCGGCGATCGGCGCGTTCGGCAACGAAACGGCCCAGACGCCGAATCTGGACGATCTGACACGTCGGGGCATGCGTTTCGACGCCGCATATTGCAACCAAGCCGTTTGTGCACCGTCCCGGTTCACGTTGATGTTGGGATCGCACAGCACGTCCACGGGGCTGTACGGGCTGGGCAATCGGTTGCGTGAATCGCATCCCGATGCGGTAACGATGCCCCAGCATTTTGCCGCAAACGGGTATCGCACCGAATCGTTGGGCAAGGTCTTTCACATCGGACACGGGAACATCGGTGATCCCGAATCGTTCCAGGTGCCGCACTTCAAAGAAAAAGTGATCGAATACGTCGATCCGGCCAGCACCGATGGCGGCAATCTGACTCGCGAAGAAGCCTTCTTTACCAACCAGAAATTGGGCGAAATCAAGTCGCTGCCTCGCGGCGCCGCCTATGAATCACCCGACGTCGCCGACACGGCCTATGCCGACGGACGGGTCGCCGAAGAAACCATCCGGCGATTGGAAGCCGCCAAGAAACGACGCCAAACCGAGGGCACACCGTTCTTCATCGCCACCGGTTTCGCGCGACCGCACCTGCCGTTTTCGGCCCCGAAAAAGTACTGGGACCTGTACGATCCGGCCGAGTTGCCCATGCCGGACAACGAGCAGTTACCACAAGGTGCACCGGAGGTGGCCGGCAAACGCGGCGGTGAAATCAGCAATTACAAGCCGGTACCGGAAGAGCGTGAGGCGTCGTACAGCGATGATTTGAAACGGAATCTGATTCACGGTTATTACGCGGCGACCAGTTTTGTCGACGCACAAATCGGTAAAGTCGTCCAAGCGGTCGACCGACTAGGCTTGGACGACAACACGATCATCGTGCTGTGGGGCGATCATGGTTTCCACTTGGGCGATTTGGGCATTTGGACCAAGCACACCAATTATGAACAAGCCAATCGGATTCCCATCGTGATTGTCGCGCCGGGAATCGCGGAGCCGGGATCGTCCACCGGTCAATTGACCGAGACGGTCGACATTTATCCGACGCTGGCGGAACTGGCCGGCTTGCCGAAACCCACCGGTCCACAGCCGATCGACGGTGTCAGCTTGGTGCCGGTGTTGAAAGACCCCGATGCGCGTGTTCGCGATCACGCTTACCATGCGTACCCCAAAAAAATGATGGGACGCGCGATTCGTACCGACCGCTATCGCCTGGTCCAATGGAAGCGAATCGGGGCACCCGACTTGGACGCGGAATACGAACTTTACGATTACCAATCGGATCCGCTGGAAACGAAAAACTTGGCCGCCGACATGCCGCAAGTAGTGCGTCGCTTGTCGGCGATTCTGGCAACGTACCCACAGGCTGTCCCGCGAGCGGGAACGAAATCTGCCGCCGGTAAAAAGAAGAACGGCAAGGGGCAAGCCAAGCCAAAGGCCGCTGCGGTGGACGCCCAATCGTCCACCATCGCCGGTCGCTGGTCAGCCAAGCGTGCGAACAATTGGTACCGCCAAATCGATTGGCCACTGGGCGCCAACTTCGTCCCGTCCACCGCGATCAACCAACTGGAAATGTGGCAGGAAGCCACCTTCGATCCGGACACGATCGACCGCGAATTGGGCTATGCCGAAAAGATCGGTATGAACACGATGCGGGTGTTCTTGCACGACATTCCTTGGCGAACCGATGCCGAAGGATTCTTTCGCCGTGTCGACCGGTATCTGGAGATCGCCGATTCGCACGGTATCCGTACGATGTTCGTTTTCTTTGACGGCGTCTGGCATCCGAACCCTGTTGCGGGTTTACAGCCACAACCGTTGCCCGGTGTTCACAATTCCGGCTGGGTCCAATCGCCCGGCCGAAAGATCTTGGACGATCCCGCCGGGCAGGACGCACTGAAGCCTTATGTGCAATCGGTGCTGCGTCGCTACGCCGACGATTCACGAGTGCTGATCTGGGACTTGTTCAACGAGCCGGACAATGGCAACGGAAACTCCTATGGCCTGGCCGGCCAGAACTTGGAATTGAATCCGGATGTCAAACGACAGCGGGCCCAAGAACTGTTGGAAAAAACGTTCCGCTGGGCTCGAAAGGTCAATCCGTCACAACCGCTGACGGTCGGACTATGGACAGGCGACTACATCAATCGTCCGCGACCGATCGACCGCTTGGTGCTGGACAACAACGACGTCCATTCGTTTCACACCTATGGTGGGCCGCAGACGGCGCGTCGCAAAATGGAGGGTCTGTTGGCTCTGGGGCGACCTTTGTTGTGCACCGAATACATGGCGCGTGGCAACAACAGCACCTTCGCCGGCGTGTTGCCGATCCTGAAGGAACTGAACGTGGGGGCGTACAACTGGGGTTTCGTCAACGGCCGGTCTCAAACGATCTATCCTTGGGATTCTTGGCAAGCCGCCTACACGTCGATGCCCGATCCTTGGTTTCACGACATCTTTCACACCGACGG